Part of the Girardinichthys multiradiatus isolate DD_20200921_A chromosome 14, DD_fGirMul_XY1, whole genome shotgun sequence genome is shown below.
acatactttgtttttcaaaccaatgaaatttttttgctgtttgcctgttgaaaatgtttccccTTGAGGTGACTGACAGAGCCATAacaaaatattgctttattcatttaaatattaaataatgtacTCTGTGTTAGGTCTTGGTTCAATAGGCTATGTGCAAtcatttcaatatgttttaataaacattgaaccagtctggcccttGGCTTGTAGGAAATTTGGTTTTTTGGCCCTCGGTGTATTTGACTTTGACATCCCTGCTCTACACCGTCTCCACGCTCTGTGCAACCTCACTAGTTCAGCAGGCAGCCATGCAGCTCCTGCTCTGAAACAAGTCATCTATTATCGCCCAGAGATCACTGAAGTTATCCTGTCAGCAtcgaaaacaggaaaaacaacaatGTAGCGCATGAAGGTATAAATAACGTTTTCCCTGAATAAGGAAGACTGCCGACATGTATGCCTTAAGCCATTCttgtaaagaataaaaataaatttcaattcaattaaaccaatttcaaaatgtcaataaaaaaaaaaagaaaaaaaggtggtCAGAAAAGTGATGCCCTGACGATGAGAAGCAGCGTCGTTGTTTCCTGAGGACAACACCTCGTTCTATTCATGTTTGTGATTCTGCTCTGAGAAGCCGAGGTGTTAATCTCAACGTGCATCAATGCAATGTTTTTATATGGAGCGAGTTGTCATCAACTGTTGTTTATTTGGGGATTGTTATGAGGATATGTGATGGTTATTTAGCTTTAGTTGCTGAGCTGATCTCTGGTTAAAGATCAGGTTTAAAGTGAAAACTAGACCTGGGATATTGAGGCtattttttaggattttagACCATTTTAATTTGAGTGACTACTGCAGCATTCAACTTCAGAGTTAAACAGAGCTGATAATAATCATCAGATCTGAAGATCATCTGTGGGTCATTGTGCAGTCCAGTCAATAACTTCACTTCCTTATCTGCAGCGGCTGCTCATTCAGGTTATCAGGTTGATACGCAGCGTAAACAGGAAGCACTTCCTCTCTGGTAAATATCTGGGAAATAACCAGAACCCTTTGCAACAAAACATGTCGAGTTTCACAACCACATCAAATCAAGCTTTCAGAGTTCAACCACCATCGCTGCTCAGGCGAAGTCATGAAAACCAGAATAAACGTGGTCCTTCAGATCAGCTGAAAATGATTTAATGACACCAAACATAGAGGCAGGTTATCTTCCTGAGCTGAGTCACAGCTTTTCCACTGAGTGTCAAAGAGGTCAAGCAGCATCAAAACACCTGATGAAGATGCTGATGactgagaaaaaacaaagacgTTGTGTTGCTGCTGCACCGTTATAACTGAGAGATAATGTGCTGGATTCTTAAAATGTAACCTGACTAAGACAGCCCTCACCAGTTTGGGTCATGGTGTTCTGCGCAGGTTCACCTCCAGCCTCCACTGAGCTCTTTTCCTGCTGTGGAGCTCCCAGGCTGGCTCTGGGGGCCACTGGAGGCCTGCGTGGTGGTAGGGGATGCGGAGGGGAGGGACTTCCGCTGACAGAGCGCGTGAGTTTGGGTGGAGGAGGCCTCGGAGCCGGGACAGGGGTACTAGATGGGAGCGGTTCTGAAACAGTCTTTGGTTTTGGTGTTATGGCGGGCTTTTCAGAGGTTTGGGTAGGTTTGAGTTCTGATCCTGGATCAGACTTCGCCGATGGTTCTTCAGAAGTTTGAGCTTCAGAGTTTGACTCTGCAGGGGCGGTTTCAGATGTTTCTGTGTTTCCTGTTTCCACTGTAACACCTCCATCTTCCCAGAATACCTTGCTGGAGGGTTTGGGAGGAGGTGAAAAGCTTTTGGGTTTTGGAGCAACGACAGGTGGGTTAGATTTGGGTGGTTGACCCTGGAGACGAGGCCGTGGTCGAGGCTCAGGTCTTTTAGTGGCAACAAAACCCTCAAGATTCCCAGTATCTATGTCCGTAGTGTCTCCACAGCTCCCATCAGCGGCCGGCTGCTGCTGCTCGAATGCTTGTATCCTGGCTCTTAGAGTCGCCATGTCCTCGCCGTCCTCTTCCTCGCTCTCTGACTGGCTGCGCTCGCTGCTGTGATCAGGGAAGCCCCAGTCGTCCGAACTGAACGCCTCCAGCAGCTCCTGAAGATACGTCCCCTGGCTCGCCTCCGGGTTTGTGCCGTCGCTGGCTGCCCGGGCAGTTAACGTGGCCAAACCGTCCTCGCGCAGTTTCACCAGAGTCTGAACTTTAACCTCGTTGTTTACTGGCTGGCGACCTAGCCTAGTACGAGGGCGTGGCCTGGGACGCTCCAACAGGACATGTGGGGATGTGTCAGGAGGAGGAGCCTGTTCCGCAGCAGGCAAACACTGGTCGGTTTGAGCCCCACAGGTTGATGTTGAAGGTAAATGCTGGTCACCGAGGAACGAGGAGCACTGGGTGTGTGTGGAGGTGTGTGTTAACGGGTCAGGACGTGTGTTTGTAGCGACGCTGCTCGTCTCCGAAGAGCTAACAGTTGACTGGCTGGAGGTGATGTTGAAGTCAACATTCGATGGTCTCGGGGGAGGCGGCCGTGGGGGTCTCGCTGCTCTTCTTTCTgagaacagaaacaaatatgaaacatttaaacataaaagcaCATTTATAACACGGTCCTATCAGGTTCCTAGTTTACCACGAGTCTCCTGAGGATCAGGAGCAGATCCTGGCTCAGTCTGCGTGGCGATGGTTGTTCTAAAAACCAGaggtgaggaggaagaggaggaagcagaAGGAAGGAGAACCTGCTCCTGTGTTTTCTCTCGGATCACCTCCTCGTAGGAGGGAGGAGGCTGAGGAAGGAAACAAACTTTAAAGTTAGGTTGCCAGGCAggtaaacacagaacacaaagtaTGCACGTATATAATAGTTGTACATCTGCTGCTAAATGTCCTATTAATAGGAAGAAATGAacattaaagttttaaggtATAACATCCTGTTAAAATGGGACCTCACCTGAACAGACGGAGCGATTGTGGATCCCCAGATATGTGCGGGTGGAGGAGGCGGAGGTGGGATTCCTCCAACGGCTCCTGGAAACCAGGAGGTGGAGGGCAGCGGTTCTGCTGCCAAGATGGTGATCTCTGGTCGCCTAGCAACCGACAAACAGGAAGTCATAAAGAGAAAATGAGGAGAAGACTGTTGAGACGTACCAATCAAATCCAATTAGTTCCTAATAACTAATCAAATGAAGCCCCAGGAATCATAAATGAAATCTTTTCTTCCATTCACGATGTGGAAAGTATTTTGTTCTTATAGTTACTAACATCTATTCATCAAGGTTATCAATAAGAAATATGTAATCTTTGTTATAATTAACAACTTGCTGTTTGTTGAGTCAAACAAAAGagaaactattttaaaataaaatcatcatttttgGACAACTGCATCTCTCTGAAGACAAAATGAACTTCGTATGTTTAAAGTTCTGCTCAAACCCGTTTTattataaaacatgtttgttgcAAACTGAATCGTGCTCTTGCGTAAATAGTTATTTATTGCCAACCTTTCAGCACATTCAGACAGAAATGCATTCAAATCAACAGCTATAATTTAGCCGACATGTGCTGGAGGACACTGGCTTCACTGCATTTATTTCAGCTGAGATCAAATGATCCAACGGTTCTACCTCCGGTCCCGGTCTCGGTCCCGGTCTCTGGGTGTCTCTAAGACCGAGGACCTCGAAGCTGACGAgagaaaaaacacaagcagaCAACATGAAATGAAAGCAGACAGTAGAGCTGAAAGAATATGAGGTTAGTTATCTAAAACGTATCGTTATGTAATTATCTGTAGCTTCACATGCTGAACCTGAGCCATGTTTCAAAGCATGGACCAATGTCTCGAAAGTTAGCAGAACAATGCTTCTATGAACAGAACCAGAAGTCACATTTAAtgggttattttttttatgccgTTAAAATGTTATAGAGTTTAAttttaaactgatgtttttactgttttaaactGGAGGTCTGCTAAGAAATGAGTTTCCTCAGTATTTCAGGCGTTGCTGGAGCCTCCAGCTCATCAGATCTTTATCCGTCTTCATGCACCTGGGAAGCAGGTGAAGTTGTGCCAGAAACCTTTGGACCTAAACTCCAAGTAATACACTTAAATACGACAAGCCTCTACACCTTTGCAATAAATGCAAGAagcttgttttccttttattagCTCCTTATGTCAGGATCTGTAATCCTGACGTTTCATTCAGGTCCAAACAGCCGTATTTAAAGCTCTGCTAGAACATCAAAATATGAAATCAGATGTGTGGGAGCCGTCGATTGGATGATCCAGCTAAGAAACTTTGACCTCTTGAAACAGATTTAACTTTGCAGAAGCAGAACATGTGGAGCATTTCAGATACTAAAAACCCATATATATGGGTCTGTATTCTAGAGCCATGTGAGAGGATGGGTCCATAGACATGGACTTTATTGAACCTTAGTTCGAGCTCAAAAAGCTCAGATAAAACGATGGGGACAGATGCTTTGGAATATATTTGGTAAATGGTATAATTCCTTCTTTTTTCTGCTGGAATAAAAACCCATCAATGAACCGCTAAGATTTTCTTCTGGTTGATGGTATTCAACTTGAGTAAATGTGGATTAAAGGCTGCTTGTGCTGATGTTTCTACTGAACATAGGTCATAGAGAGGTTGTCACCTACTTCTCTTGATGACGGCTCGGATGGAGGAGAGAGGACCTTGGCTGCAGAGagaggagacagaaaacatCACTATTTCACAACTCTTCTTTGTCTTTCACCTTTTAAAACACTCTTCATGCTTTTCAGCGGTAAATAATGCTGATATCTTCAGTATTGAGAATTTACGAAAgttattttgttatgacaattaTGTCCACGCAGAGCTAATATGGTGCAAGTTAAACAACAAATGCTTCAACATTCGTCTATGCAAAAACGAATAATCTCTTCATATTTAGGAACAAAGGAAGCATGAATGAATGACCATGAAGGTAAACCCCTGCTGGGTCTCCAGACATTAAATAATCATGATGCGATAGAGCAGAAAAGTGCACAAAGTATTTAAAATGACATGAATAAATAGATTCAAAGCTTTATCTCAAAGaatcaacattaaaaacatgaaaccttGATCTCTGCACAAACTGCTACCAGGTAGTGAGAAGCCAAAGATTCGCCCGGGATTAACATCGGGTTTGTTAAGACTTTCtgtaaacacagaacaaaaacacttttcctGGACCGCGTTGCTAAAGTCAGACGTCCGTCATCCTCCAGGAGCTCCAGGATCAGAGGAAAGTCAAAAACAAAGCCAAAGCTGTTGGTTTTTATTGGAAAATATTCCTATAACTCtgttgtctttcagtgtttgggTCCAAACGTTTTTCTTGGAGAGTTTCCTATTAACAGACAAATAACTCATTGATACTCTGATGGAAAAACAACCCATGTTGTGttcctgtttaaataaatagcTTACGGATGAAGCCACtgaaatgaaacatgtattaaatgacttCCTCTGAAGTTTCAGTTAGTTTGCTCAGGCATGCTGGAttatttctgctccattacATCATGGCTGGGTGTGAGTTTATCTGACTGACAGCAGAGCAGTTCAGGCCGATAGAAATGCAGGGGTGGGGGGGTCGtcagtattttaaaacaaaaccagtTTTGCACTTTAACAGCCCAGTTGTTCAGAAAACTTCTGTCCTAGTTACCAAAACATGAGTCTCTCTGAGGGAGATGCTGGAGAATCCTGGGAATGAGGAGGACGAGCAGCTGACTAAACTTCAATGGTGGAGAAGTCTTTAGAACAAGCTAGAATGAACAAATAAGTGAACAGAAACCCGTTAGTTGAGCTGGTGTCTGGAGAGGCTCAGGAAAACGACGGTTCTGATAAATAACAGCTGGATGTTGGACAGTGAACCTTATGAAGCCAATTAGATCAAATTAAGATTATATCCTTAAAATGTGCATCAGATTTAGATACTGCATTGTTCAATGTCAACCGGTTTGTCTCTGTTGCACAGAAATGTAGGTTGCAGGTGCAAGTTTTGTCATTcagcaaaaaacacagaaaaatggtGTCGGAATCTACTGAAGATGAgggaataaaatgtaaaagggAGGCTTATTTTATCCATAAAGTTTACTGTGTGAAGAGAACAAGATGTTTAATGAACGCATTCATTAAAACCACGACAGTCGTACTCAGCAACAAAAAACCTGCTGCAGGTCTAACCTAATCcactgtttcttcatgctcatccaggaggagtgaatgctgcaagtcaccaactggatgcaatctgctgggttttccttagatagaaaactttttaactactttgaataataaactgcatctaactgcactgtttgatagtaaCACAGATAGTtgagtcatttttttttttatgatactCAAATTCCTCTTTATGTATTTAGCTTTAAATTACAGCAGATGTCGTCTCCAGGcactttataaaaacaaaccatctaatttaaattcagttatATAAGAACCATGCTGTCCCAATTCAATATAATCAAATTCAATGAAATACATTCCAATAATGTTGTCATATTTAGATCCAACCTACAGTCCAAGATGAGCATCATTATTATACAGTAAATTAAAATGAGCTAACCATATAAAGCTATCGGGACAAAGCCGTCATAGAAGGAAACGataactcctttttaacagcaAGAAACCTGCAATACATCCAGACTTTAAAAGAAGGCTCTTAATAAGGATTTATTTCTGAATGTTATCCTTCTTCTCTAAGATCATATAAATAATGGTTTCCAACCTCTCTGGTTGGTTTATGATGTGGTTTACAGTTCTGAGTCATCCTCTGTGGGGGATTTAAGGGACTGCATTCAAAGCTGCCTTTGTTTTCCACTTTTAAACATGTGTTTTGCTAAAGGTCAGGAGCTGAAAGTAATTACTGCGGCACAAGCCTCTGATAATTTGTAGGTAACTTAATTAACATGTAAAACCTAACGTGGCACCGGCAGAACCAGAGCGGTTTAAATGATTCAAACCCGAATCATGGATCAGGTTCCCctgtttttaatgaataaactcgggggggggggggctcgcTGACTTTTACAGGTCGCTATGCCAACCAGCCAACAGACTAAATACTTTCAGGAGAGTGTAATGACCAAAGGGGAGAAAAGTTAAACTTGGAAGTCTGCaaggaaacagaagaaatgtcTGAGCTGCAGTTAACTGCATGCAAATGTTTCCTGAACATCTGAAGACGTTTCTCGTTTGTTCTGCTCAGCCAGATAATCCAAACTCACTTAAAACAACCGTCAGGAAGCGGAGATCCAAAACCTTTCACCTGGATTCGACATCAAATACCACTGATTGAACCAAGCTGTCTCCTACACGGGGGGAGAAATGAGAGCGCCCTTCCTGGTGGCCGCTGCTCAACCTGACAGGCAGAGATGAGGGAAAGAGAAACCTCCTACCTGTGGCGTTGTTCTGGCTTGCGTCTGTCAGGGCGACCTGAGGAGAAGCCGAATAGTAGATTGAATTTATTGTATCtgtaaactgaaacatttagcagctaacctgacaaaaaaaaaaaaagagcttcaCATTATTAGGAAAACACGCAGTCTGAATATGGTAACAATACCGACTGCAATGAAGTAACGTCTCCCACGACCCAACCCTCTTCTGTCCCTATAATCAGGATGTTCTCTTCACTCTGTGAGCTTTAGTAAGGTCTGTAAATTatatcgtgtgtgtgtgtgtgtgtgtgtgtgtgtcaaagtCAGCTAAATTCAATCTAACTGGTCAAATGTGTTGTTAGGAAGCAGCGTGGTGTAGAAACACAGCTTACATGTAGCATCGATGCAGCATCCAGGCAGGCTGGGTTGTTTTGTTGCTCATATTGATTTTATCATGACAGTCATTTCATGTATTTAATCTGGATATAATGTAACAGctctaaaaatagaaaaaaagacaccagcagcttttattttgtgttatcCCACAGAATACAACCGCAGAAGACAATAATATGTAACAAACATATGGCAGATCGGAAATAAAATAACTCTCCTTTTGTAACAAAGCAAAACGTTAGGGATAAACCAGGAAAAACAGATAAATCAGTGATTAGTCTGTATTTGTACCATTTCTTCTCTTCCTACTTCTATTTTCTGATATCAGCAGTCTATTTATCCAGGATGTAAAGGATTTCTGGAGGTAAATCAAAACAGGGAAGTCTCATgtacaatttaatttaaatctattttattttccagacatTTTTCATACGTCCTATTGACCGTAATTGTTGACCAGTTGACCATATGACACCTTTTTGCACCCAAACAGTGATCAAAACGGAGCCAAGTGACCAGAACCGGCTCACTTCTACTAAATATAGTCGACTTTAAGATTCTCCGCTCGGTAACAGCTTCCACACTGAAGACTGTTGGTGTCCTTACCAATCACTGATCGGAAAAAGATCGGACTGTTGATGTTCCGGACAGCTGGTGAGGTGGAAAACGGCCCAATCTGGTCATTAACCAAATACTCAGAGTATCTCTAAGGATAAATATTATGATTTGCACGAAGcagggaaagaaaaactcccctACACCGGGCTCTGACCTGTGAACTGTGGGAGGACCAAGCCTGGATCATTTTGTACCCAAACAACCGTGTTACTCTACATGCTGAGTGTTTCTTGCTACTTTTGATTCATCCAGTTAGTTCATGTGTGCAGGAAGTAGATACATCTGTACAGGAAGGTCGACAGATTCATGGATTCTTGTTTATTCTGGTATCTTTGTAGCGAACatgaacagaaagaaaagcGATGAGCTCATCTAAACCTTTTGAACACAAGATGAATCACTGTTTTTATCTGCCTACTTATTGTTGAACTTTCAACACAGGCACCACCTTTTTTCCGTTCCTTTCCTTCATAAACCACCACTTCTCCACCAGTTTTCTTGATGACTTGCGATTTTTGCTCGCAAACAAAGGAAAGTCTTATTTAAAGGTTTCCTGGGGTAACAGGATGAGGCAGCAACAGGAAAATACTGAACAAACTTTGATTAAGCCGTCATTTTGTGGAAAATGGCACTGAACTTTTCACTGTATTTCTGTGAATAAATCCACAACTAAACCTGGGATGAGTTAAAGACAGACATGATCAGCAAGAAGCCGTCTTCCATTCCCAGCTGACAAACAGAGAAGAGCTTAATCCCATCGCTAAAAGCCCAGCTAGACAATGAGAGGAAGAGTCAGTCCCATCCCTCAGATAGATGTTTATCTGTCCGCTCATCAAAACTAGCATCAACCAAGAAAAACGGAAACGAAGAACAGATTACACGTTTCAGCTGAAGCTCCTTCAATCACATGTTCAAACTTTCACAAAACAACTAGAGAGGAAAAGATTTTCCTGTGTGGATATGAATTTTTCCATTTCCTACCTCCTTTCCCCTCCTCTTCTTCACAGTCCAAACTGTAAACCAGGTCAGCTTGATTTGCTCCAGAACCTTAAAGAACTGAACATTTGCTCATCTGAAAGgattttatttcttagttttctgtttgttctgcGGGTTTAAAACTTGAAAATGAATCTCCTCACTCTTCTGTCTGCTTCTTCTCTACTTTCTCAGTGTCTGAAACTCTTAAGCGGACCACCCATCAGCTCCAGCTGGCTCCCCGATTGGCCGAGAGCTTCCAGGAAGTGAGGCTGTGATTGGCTGCAGCAGGATTCTGCAGGAGTCACCAGTGTTTTAACATTTCCAGATGTTTGTCTTAGCTTGGTGCTGGAGCTGCGTTCACACACGCAGATGACCAACGCAG
Proteins encoded:
- the LOC124880487 gene encoding SH3 domain-containing protein 19-like isoform X5, with amino-acid sequence MLSDEEAEENGRGDENIAAVSVLNRGSVSTRTRRRAKARGKEGFKHGRGSVGGRGGKPEERHPGTSGPTTAEQLRSQGPLSSIRAVIKRTSRSSVLETPRDRDRDRDRRRPEITILAAEPLPSTSWFPGAVGGIPPPPPPPAHIWGSTIAPSVQPPPSYEEVIREKTQEQVLLPSASSSSSSPLVFRTTIATQTEPGSAPDPQETRERRAARPPRPPPPRPSNVDFNITSSQSTVSSSETSSVATNTRPDPLTHTSTHTQCSSFLGDQHLPSTSTCGAQTDQCLPAAEQAPPPDTSPHVLLERPRPRPRTRLGRQPVNNEVKVQTLVKLREDGLATLTARAASDGTNPEASQGTYLQELLEAFSSDDWGFPDHSSERSQSESEEEDGEDMATLRARIQAFEQQQPAADGSCGDTTDIDTGNLEGFVATKRPEPRPRPRLQGQPPKSNPPVVAPKPKSFSPPPKPSSKVFWEDGGVTVETGNTETSETAPAESNSEAQTSEEPSAKSDPGSELKPTQTSEKPAITPKPKTVSEPLPSSTPVPAPRPPPPKLTRSVSGSPSPPHPLPPRRPPVAPRASLGAPQQEKSSVEAGGEPAQNTMTQTVTGGSIGSTVKPAAPTSPRAPNLAPKPTAVAPARPDPNPVPPKPTAVNPAAPSKPPGPPKPPTAAPAPAMRKSSIPQSKAETSNPANPGSSEPSLPQRPTSVKLLPLRPPPIKSAPGRPPPPAINAASSTNQIAASNAVPAVSTSPAGQTSSSPSTANQRVARKGPPLPPRPKPGHPLFDSYMKQEVLIVLDDPNPAPAETQQSNEGNDPSSVAPLISPSLCLLDSDPQPEPVQDKDSESKMAIEDLNPSTFQSILPAELKEQLDSPVSGPRCVALFDYEGEDDDELTFSQGDVIGLLELVDEEWGRGQIHGRTGIFPLNFTEVVELLPKPTSSPGETSKQESAETGGTENCAAVKPSELETDEWVLALFDFPGQTVEDLSFHKGELIQVTKHVDAEWRRGRLDGREGLYPAAFTQPCQGR
- the LOC124880487 gene encoding SH3 domain-containing protein 19-like isoform X7 gives rise to the protein MLSDEEAEENGRGDENIAAVSVLNRGSVSTRTRRRAKARGKEGFKHGRGSVGGRGGKPEERHPGTSGPTTAEQLRSQGPLSSIRAVIKRTSRSSVLETPRDRDRDRDRRRPEITILAAEPLPSTSWFPGAVGGIPPPPPPPAHIWGSTIAPSVQPPPSYEEVIREKTQEQVLLPSASSSSSSPLVFRTTIATQTEPGSAPDPQETRERRAARPPRPPPPRPSNVDFNITSSQSTVSSSETSSVATNTRPDPLTHTSTHTQCSSFLGDQHLPSTSTCGAQTDQCLPAAEQAPPPDTSPHVLLERPRPRPRTRLGRQPVNNEVKVQTLVKLREDGLATLTARAASDGTNPEASQGTYLQELLEAFSSDDWGFPDHSSERSQSESEEEDGEDMATLRARIQAFEQQQPAADGSCGDTTDIDTGNLEGFVATKRPEPRPRPRLQGQPPKSNPPVVAPKPKSFSPPPKPSSKVFWEDGGVTVETGNTETSETAPAESNSEAQTSEEPSAKSDPGSELKPTQTSEKPAITPKPKTVSEPLPSSTPVPAPRPPPPKLTRSVSGSPSPPHPLPPRRPPVAPRASLGAPQQEKSSVEAGGEPAQNTMTQTVTGGSIGSTVKPAAPTSPRAPNLAPKPTAVAPARPDPNPVPPKPTAVNPAAPSKPPGPPKPPTAAPAPAMRKSSIPQSKAETSNPANPGSSEPSLPQRPTSVKLLPLRPPPIKSAPGRPPPPAINAASSTNQIAASNAVPAVSTSPAGQTSSSPSTANQRVARKGPPLPPRPKPGHPLFDSYMKQEVLIVLDDPNPAPAETQQSNEGNDPSSVAPLISPSLCLLDSDPQPEPVQDKDSESKMAIEDLNPSTFQSILPAELKEQLDSPVSGPRCVALFDYEGEDDDELTFSQGDVIGLLELVDEEWGRGQIHGRTGIFPLNFTEVVELLPKPTSSPGETSKQESAETGGTENCVRIISVAERPSTASHHQFGRRGFF
- the LOC124880487 gene encoding SH3 domain-containing protein 19-like isoform X4; this translates as MAEARSEEEEENLRRDTREQVVRRQPNSSGGRPDRRKPEQRHSQGPLSSIRAVIKRTSRSSVLETPRDRDRDRDRRRPEITILAAEPLPSTSWFPGAVGGIPPPPPPPAHIWGSTIAPSVQPPPSYEEVIREKTQEQVLLPSASSSSSSPLVFRTTIATQTEPGSAPDPQETRERRAARPPRPPPPRPSNVDFNITSSQSTVSSSETSSVATNTRPDPLTHTSTHTQCSSFLGDQHLPSTSTCGAQTDQCLPAAEQAPPPDTSPHVLLERPRPRPRTRLGRQPVNNEVKVQTLVKLREDGLATLTARAASDGTNPEASQGTYLQELLEAFSSDDWGFPDHSSERSQSESEEEDGEDMATLRARIQAFEQQQPAADGSCGDTTDIDTGNLEGFVATKRPEPRPRPRLQGQPPKSNPPVVAPKPKSFSPPPKPSSKVFWEDGGVTVETGNTETSETAPAESNSEAQTSEEPSAKSDPGSELKPTQTSEKPAITPKPKTVSEPLPSSTPVPAPRPPPPKLTRSVSGSPSPPHPLPPRRPPVAPRASLGAPQQEKSSVEAGGEPAQNTMTQTVTGGSIGSTVKPAAPTSPRAPNLAPKPTAVAPARPDPNPVPPKPTAVNPAAPSKPPGPPKPPTAAPAPAMRKSSIPQSKAETSNPANPGSSEPSLPQRPTSVKLLPLRPPPIKSAPGRPPPPAINAASSTNQIAASNAVPAVSTSPAGQTSSSPSTANQRVARKGPPLPPRPKPGHPLFDSYMKQEVLIVLDDPNPAPAETQQSNEGNDPSSVAPLISPSLCLLDSDPQPEPVQDKDSESKMAIEDLNPSTFQSILPAELKEQLDSPVSGPRCVALFDYEGEDDDELTFSQGDVIGLLELVDEEWGRGQIHGRTGIFPLNFTEVVELLPKPTSSPGETSKQESAETGGTENCAAVKPSELETDEWVLALFDFPGQTVEDLSFHKGELIQVTKHVDAEWRRGRLDGREGLYPAAFTQPCQAQPITGQQSAAKGTAKAVFDFTAENEDELTLKVGDVITHVESVDEQWILGAVGGKRGMVPRNYISLL
- the LOC124880487 gene encoding SH3 domain-containing protein 19-like isoform X6, whose amino-acid sequence is MFCQGPLSSIRAVIKRTSRSSVLETPRDRDRDRDRRRPEITILAAEPLPSTSWFPGAVGGIPPPPPPPAHIWGSTIAPSVQPPPSYEEVIREKTQEQVLLPSASSSSSSPLVFRTTIATQTEPGSAPDPQETRERRAARPPRPPPPRPSNVDFNITSSQSTVSSSETSSVATNTRPDPLTHTSTHTQCSSFLGDQHLPSTSTCGAQTDQCLPAAEQAPPPDTSPHVLLERPRPRPRTRLGRQPVNNEVKVQTLVKLREDGLATLTARAASDGTNPEASQGTYLQELLEAFSSDDWGFPDHSSERSQSESEEEDGEDMATLRARIQAFEQQQPAADGSCGDTTDIDTGNLEGFVATKRPEPRPRPRLQGQPPKSNPPVVAPKPKSFSPPPKPSSKVFWEDGGVTVETGNTETSETAPAESNSEAQTSEEPSAKSDPGSELKPTQTSEKPAITPKPKTVSEPLPSSTPVPAPRPPPPKLTRSVSGSPSPPHPLPPRRPPVAPRASLGAPQQEKSSVEAGGEPAQNTMTQTVTGGSIGSTVKPAAPTSPRAPNLAPKPTAVAPARPDPNPVPPKPTAVNPAAPSKPPGPPKPPTAAPAPAMRKSSIPQSKAETSNPANPGSSEPSLPQRPTSVKLLPLRPPPIKSAPGRPPPPAINAASSTNQIAASNAVPAVSTSPAGQTSSSPSTANQRVARKGPPLPPRPKPGHPLFDSYMKQEVLIVLDDPNPAPAETQQSNEGNDPSSVAPLISPSLCLLDSDPQPEPVQDKDSESKMAIEDLNPSTFQSILPAELKEQLDSPVSGPRCVALFDYEGEDDDELTFSQGDVIGLLELVDEEWGRGQIHGRTGIFPLNFTEVVELLPKPTSSPGETSKQESAETGGTENCAAVKPSELETDEWVLALFDFPGQTVEDLSFHKGELIQVTKHVDAEWRRGRLDGREGLYPAAFTQPCQAQPITGQQSAAKGTAKAVFDFTAENEDELTLKVGDVITHVESVDEQWILGAVGGKRGMVPRNYISLL
- the LOC124880487 gene encoding SH3 domain-containing protein 19-like isoform X8, which codes for MLSDEEAEENGRGDENIAAVSVLNRGSVSTRTRRRAKARGKEGFKHGRGSVGGRGGKPEERHPGTSGPTTAEQLRSQGPLSSIRAVIKRTSRSSVLETPRDRDRDRDRRRPEITILAAEPLPSTSWFPGAVGGIPPPPPPPAHIWGSTIAPSVQPPPSYEEVIREKTQEQVLLPSASSSSSSPLVFRTTIATQTEPGSAPDPQETRERRAARPPRPPPPRPSNVDFNITSSQSTVSSSETSSVATNTRPDPLTHTSTHTQCSSFLGDQHLPSTSTCGAQTDQCLPAAEQAPPPDTSPHVLLERPRPRPRTRLGRQPVNNEVKVQTLVKLREDGLATLTARAASDGTNPEASQGTYLQELLEAFSSDDWGFPDHSSERSQSESEEEDGEDMATLRARIQAFEQQQPAADGSCGDTTDIDTGNLEGFVATKRPEPRPRPRLQGQPPKSNPPVVAPKPKSFSPPPKPSSKVFWEDGGVTVETGNTETSETAPAESNSEAQTSEEPSAKSDPGSELKPTQTSEKPAITPKPKTVSEPLPSSTPVPAPRPPPPKLTRSVSGSPSPPHPLPPRRPPVAPRASLGAPQQEKSSVEAGGEPAQNTMTQTVTGGSIGSTVKPAAPTSPRAPNLAPKPTAVAPARPDPNPVPPKPTAVNPAAPSKPPGPPKPPTAAPAPAMRKSSIPQSKAETSNPANPGSSEPSLPQRPTSVKLLPLRPPPIKSAPGRPPPPAINAASSTNQIAASNAVPAVSTSPAGQTSSSPSTANQRVARKGPPLPPRPKPGHPLFDSYMKQEVLIVLDDPNPAPAETQQSNEGNDPSSVAPLISPSLCLLDSDPQPEPVQDKDSESKMAIEDLNPSTFQSILPAELKEQLDSPVSGPRCVALFDYEGEDDDELTFSQGDVIGLLELVDEEWGRGQIHGRTGIFPLNFTEVVELLPKPTSSPGETSKQESAETGGTENCAERPSTASHHQFGRRGFF